A genomic segment from Aegilops tauschii subsp. strangulata cultivar AL8/78 chromosome 1, Aet v6.0, whole genome shotgun sequence encodes:
- the LOC141028139 gene encoding uncharacterized protein codes for MVFKLDGRAIKQMDKLRRNFLWRTRPNFGKAMPLVNWSMVCRPKHHGGLGILDIRRFSRALRLRWKWYDWIDKGHPWAGSELPCDKEDLALFSACTLITIGNGLIARFWHDHWLDGQAPHTLAPDIFKLYSRKRISIHEAITNQKWVLNLHHIS; via the coding sequence ATGGTATTCAAATTGGATGGCCGGGCCATCAAGCAGATGGACAAGCTTAGGAGGAACTTCCTGTGGCGTACAAGGCCGAACTTTGGCAAGGCCATGCccttggtgaactggagcatggtCTGCCGCCCCAAGCATCATGGTGGCCTTGGCATCCTAGACATAAGGCGGTTCAGCAGGGCCCTGCGGCTTCGTTGGAAGTGGTATGACTGGATTGACAAGGGACATCCTTGGGCTGGATCTGAATTACCTTGCGACAAGGAAGATCTTGCACTCTTCTCAGCCTGCACTCTGATCACTATTGGCAATGGTCTCATAGCCAGGTTCTGGCACGATCATTGGCTTGACGGACAGGCGCCGCACACTCTTGCTCCAGACATTTTCAAACTCTACTCTCGCAAGAGGATTTCTATACATGAGGCCATTACCAACCAAAAATGGGTGTTGAATCTGCATCACATCTCCTAG
- the LOC109753416 gene encoding non-specific lipid-transfer protein 2P, which translates to MAKAAAMLVLVALVVAAMATGGAAQCNAGSLAVCTSPIISGTPPSKTCCNNLKSQRGCFCKFARNPAYSSYINSRNAGKTLTSCGIAVPKC; encoded by the coding sequence ATGGCGAAGGCCGCAGCGATGCTCGTGCTGGTGGCGCTGGTGGTGGCGGCGATGGCAACGGGCGGAGCGGCGCAGTGCAACGCGGGGAGCCTGGCGGTGTGCACCTCCCCGATCATCAGCGGGACCCCGCCGTCCAAGACGTGCTGCAACAACCTAAAGAGTCAGCGGGGGTGCTTCTGCAAGTTCGCGCGCAACCCCGCGTACTCCAGCTACATCAACAGCCGCAACGCCGGCAAGACCCTCACCAGCTGCGGCATCGCCGTACCGAAGTGCTAG